One window of Triticum dicoccoides isolate Atlit2015 ecotype Zavitan chromosome 5A, WEW_v2.0, whole genome shotgun sequence genomic DNA carries:
- the LOC119297468 gene encoding putative wall-associated receptor kinase-like 16 — protein MELGCSGFLLSCHVLLCLSAIWALAMADVPSGQRPGCPAKCGDIDIPFPFGIGGQCAFHSGFALSCTSINGTMKPLKWNIEVTKISVPEGKAWMNTRTISWQCYDPVTDTMNYRNGWTDFTNSPFWISEVNNKIFVIGCNTLAYMMGSSYVIGCSSTYKNVTLMNGTCSGAGCCQVDVPKGVRYYNGHFNENYNTTETWHYSRCSYMVLMEEAAFNFRTSYVKSTVFYDTYNGTVSLVLNWRARPWTCDVAQKNMSSYACVSNHSACVNVTSTTDEPGYRCKCSDGYEGNPYITDGCQDIDECLKNSTLCGSGNCENMAGHYTCSCPQGKDWTNGICQSRFPVIPVVGTTGGLVVLVIALACACMIQERRKLQKMKRDYFRQHGGLILFDEMRSKQGIIFKIFTEEELKQATNRFSEQQVLGQGGYGTVYKGILEGNVEVAVKRRKTADEQQKKEFGKKMLILSEVNHRNIVKLLGCCLEVEVPMLVYEFVPNGTLFQLIHGNHGLRISLATRLGIAHESADALSYLHSSASTPILHGDVKSSNVLLDRDNKAKVADFGASILAPIDKSQFITLVHGTCGYLDPEYMQTNLLTDKSDVYSFGVVLLELLTGKLPFNFNPDVPVHEKSLAMMFMYAMKENKLEQILDAELKDGDNTEILEEIAELAMRCLEMCGDNRPSMKEVAELLDSVRKVMQHPSVQRNPEEMECLLGEPSSMVSSTITSAEYFSIEKKAVNGLQSGR, from the exons ATGGAGCTGGGGTGTTCTGGGTTTCTTCTTTCTTGCCATGTTCTTCTCTGCCTTTCTGCAATTTGGGCGCTGGCCATGGCCGATGTACCGTCCGGCCAGCGTCCCGGCTGCCCGGCCAAGTGCGGGGACATCGACATCCCGTTCCCGTTCGGCATCGGCGGGCAGTGCGCTTTTCACAGCGGCTTTGCACTCAGCTGCACGAGCATCAACGGCACCATGAAGCCCTTAAAATGGAATATCGAGGTGACCAAGATCTCCGTGCCAGAGGGCAAGGCCTGGATGAACACCAGGACGATCTCATGGCAGTGCTATGACCCAGTCACTGACACTATGAACTACCGCAACGGATGGACGGACTTCACTAATTCTCCTTTCTGGATATCGGAAgtgaacaacaagatctttgtcattGGGTGTAATACTCTCGCTTATATGATGGGTTCTTCT TATGTAATAGGTTGCTCGTCAACCTACAAGAACGTCACCTTGATGAATGGCACATGCTCCGGCGCCGGCTGCTGCCAAGTCGATGTCCCGAAAGGCGTACGGTATTATAATGGCCATTTCAACGAAAACTATAACACCACGGAAACATGGCATTACAGCCGTTGCAGCTACATGGTATTGATGGAAGAGGCGGCTTTCAACTTCCGCACTAGCTATGTCAAATCCACGGTGTTTTATGATACATACAATGGGACAGTTTCACTTGTCCTGAACTGGCGAGCAAGACCGTGGACTTGCGACGTAGCTCAGAAGAACATGAGCTCCTACGCATGCGTCAGCAACCATAGTGCGTGTGTAAATGTAACTTCCACCACCGACGAGCCAGGTTATCGCTGCAAGTGCTCTGATGGATACGAGGGCAACCCTTACATCACGGATGGATGTCAAG ATATTGACGAGTGCCTTAAAAATTCTACTCTATGTGGCTCTGGAAACTGCGAGAACATGGCAGGACATTACACCTGCTCATGTCCCCAAGGGAAAGATTGGACGAATGGCATTTGTCAATCACGTTTCCCGGTGATTCCTGTTGTAG GTACAACTGGTGGACTAGTTGTCTTAGTGATTGCTTTAGCCTGTGCATGCATGATCCAAGAGAGAAGAAAGCTACAGAAGATGAAACGGGACTACTTTCGGCAGCACGGTGGTCTAATATTATTTGATGAGATGAGGTCAAAGCAAGGTATTATATTCAAAATCTTTACGGAAGAAGAACTAAAGCAAGCCACGAACAGGTTTAGTGAGCAACAAGTACTTGGTCAAGGGGGCTATGGGACTGTGTACAAGGGGATTCTTGAGGGCAACGTGGAAGTAGCGGTGAAGAGACGCAAGACCGCCGACGAGCAACAAAAGAAAGAATTTGGTAAAAAGATGCTAATCTTATCTGAAGTCAACCATAGAAACATTGTGAAGCTCCTTGGGTGTTGCCTCGAAGTGGAAGTCCCCATGCTAGTATATGAGTTCGTCCCAAATGGCACCCTCTTCCAGCTCATACATGGTAACCATGGCCTACGTATCTCCTTGGCTACTCGCTTGGGGATCGCCCACGAGTCGGCCGATGCACTCTCCTATCTTCACTCATCGGCTTCGACACCGATCCTCCATGGTGATGTCAAGTCCTCCAATGTTCTTCTTGATAGGGACAACAAAGCCAAAGTAGCTGACTTTGGTGCCTCCATCCTGGCACCAATTGATAAGTCACAATTCATCACACTTGTACATGGTACATGCGGGTACCTCGACCCAGAGTACATGCAAACCAACCTCCTGACAGACAAGAGTGACGTGTACAGCTTCGGGGTTGTTCTTTTGGAGCTACTCACGGGCAAGTTACCATTTAATTTCAATCCGGATGTCCCTGTCCACGAAAAGAGCCTAGCGATGATGTTTATGTATGCCATGAAGGAGAATAAGCTCGAGCAAATCTTGGATGCTGAGCTCAAGGACGGGGATAACACAGAGATTCTTGAAGAGATTGCGGAGCTAGCGATGCGATGCTTAGAGATGTGTGGTGACAATAGGCCATCGATGAAGGAAGTTGCGGAGCTGCTTGATAGTGTGAGGAAGGTCATGCAACATCCATCGGTGCAGCGGAACCCTGAAGAGATGGAATGCCTACTTGGGGAGCCATCATCAATGGTTAGCTCGACAATAACCAGTGCTGAATATTTCAGCATCGAGAAGAAAGCTGTTAACGGTCTACAGTCAGGTCGTTAA